A window from Branchiostoma lanceolatum isolate klBraLanc5 chromosome 9, klBraLanc5.hap2, whole genome shotgun sequence encodes these proteins:
- the LOC136442080 gene encoding protein spinster homolog 1-like isoform X1, translated as MNLLQLFRSEGYPLYVLCVLLVTYLLDQLDRYILATTSAPMAQDIHFGEKGCLDNNAVIFLGNITCKGLVSEDSCTNLTNPNGTRYCLWDYNGSGVQYQILVGPAFTVVYTITGVVLGFIADIWSRKYILVVCLMFWSGATILTGFAQEYWHVVLLRFALGMGEAGCIPFAASIIADYFSEETRGSAMGFFNWGIYVGYSLAYAIGNYVTKANINGQGWRWAYFISGIPGFPLGLLILLTVKEPERRETAKEIKDSKSYDPSPLRRLMTILRSILNPSLMMLIIAGSVRNAAGYIWSNNTQLFFDHYYKDSQVGLWMSWVPLFSGCFGVLFGGFISDRVVKRVGPQGRIWVLVLSQLCAAPFATMALYLEPPYAFLALIPSYIIGEMWVGVTLAVVVELVPSYIRTSIVAVYLFISTNIGGNSPLLVPPLKRATSLRTALTILFPGLYVAGSLLFVLTLLVLRRDLKKVQQEEEKMQLLLNEGEGPVPEQSGKSYGAQR; from the exons ATGAATCTGTTGCAGCTGTTCCGTTCAGAGGGCTACCCCCTGTACGTTCTGTGTGTTCTGCTGGTCACATATCTATTAGACCAGTTAGACCGTTACATCCTGGCCACCACCAGCGCACCCATGGCACAAGATATCCACTTCGGAGAGAAGGGATGTCTGGACAACAATGCTGTCATCTTTCTTGGGAACATCACATGCAAGGGATTGGTGTCTGAAGACAG CTGCACCAATCTGACCAACCCTAACGGTACCCGGTACTGTCTGTGGGACTATAACGGCAGTGGTGTACAGTATCAAATCCTAGTGGGACCGGCTTTCACTGTGGTGTACACGATCACTGGTGTGGTACTGGGATTCATAGCTGATATCTGGAGCAG GAAATACATTCTAGTGGTGTGTCTGATGTTCTGGAGTGGGGCGACCATACTTACAGGCTTTGCTCAAGAGTACTGGCATGTTGTGCTGTTGAGATTTGCTCTGGGGATGGG GGAGGCGGGCTGCATACCTTTCGCTGCCAGTATCATTGCAGACTACTTCTCTGAG GAAACGAGAGGCTCTGCTATGGGGTTTTTCAACTGGGGCATCTACGTAGGGTACAGCCTTGCCTATGCCATAGGGAACTACGTCACAAAGGCTAACATCAATGGACag GGCTGGAGATGGGCCTACTTTATCTCAGGAATCCCAGGTTTCCCACTGGGTCTGCTGATTCTGTTGACAGTCAAAGAACCAGAGAGAAGGGAGACAGCCAAGGAGATTAAGGACAGCAAAAGTTACGACCCGTCCCCACTGAGAAGACTGATGACCATCCTGAGATCCATTCTAAACCCTTCACTGATGATGCTGATAATTGCTGGGTCAGTCAGGAATGCAG CTGGGTATATCTGGAGCAACAACACCCAGTTGTTCTTTGATCACTACTACAAGGACTCCCAGGTGGGGTTGTGGATGTCCTGGGTGCCGCTGTTTAGTGGTTGTTTCGGCGTGCTGTTCGGGGGGTTCATCTCGGACAGGGTGGTGAAACGTGTGGGCCCCCAGGGGAGGATCTGGGTGCTGGTCCTCAGTCAG TTATGTGCAGCCCCGTTTGCAACCATGGCCCTGTACCTGGAGCCTCCATACGCCTTCCTGGCTCTCATCCCCTCCTACATCATTGGTGAGATGTGGGTCGGTGTGACGCTGGCTGTCGTAGTAGAGCTCGTACCGTCCTACATCCGTACGTCTATCGTTGCCGTGTACCTGTTCATCAGTACCAACATCGGAGGAAACTCCCCACTACTCGTACCGCCGCTGAAGAGAGCAACAAGCTTGAGAACAGCTCTGACAATCTTATTCCCAGGGCTGTATGTGGCAG GTTCGTTGCTGTTCGTGTTGACCTTGCTGGTTCTGCGGAGGGACCTTAAGAAGGTCCAACAAGAGGAGGAGAAAATGCAGCTGTTGCTGAACGAGGGTGAAGGACCGGTACCAGAGCAGTCTGGGAAGTCTTACGGAGCACAGCGTTAG
- the LOC136442080 gene encoding protein spinster homolog 1-like isoform X3, translating to MFWSGATILTGFAQEYWHVVLLRFALGMGEAGCIPFAASIIADYFSEETRGSAMGFFNWGIYVGYSLAYAIGNYVTKANINGQGWRWAYFISGIPGFPLGLLILLTVKEPERRETAKEIKDSKSYDPSPLRRLMTILRSILNPSLMMLIIAGSVRNAAGYIWSNNTQLFFDHYYKDSQVGLWMSWVPLFSGCFGVLFGGFISDRVVKRVGPQGRIWVLVLSQLCAAPFATMALYLEPPYAFLALIPSYIIGEMWVGVTLAVVVELVPSYIRTSIVAVYLFISTNIGGNSPLLVPPLKRATSLRTALTILFPGLYVAGSLLFVLTLLVLRRDLKKVQQEEEKMQLLLNEGEGPVPEQSGKSYGAQR from the exons ATGTTCTGGAGTGGGGCGACCATACTTACAGGCTTTGCTCAAGAGTACTGGCATGTTGTGCTGTTGAGATTTGCTCTGGGGATGGG GGAGGCGGGCTGCATACCTTTCGCTGCCAGTATCATTGCAGACTACTTCTCTGAG GAAACGAGAGGCTCTGCTATGGGGTTTTTCAACTGGGGCATCTACGTAGGGTACAGCCTTGCCTATGCCATAGGGAACTACGTCACAAAGGCTAACATCAATGGACag GGCTGGAGATGGGCCTACTTTATCTCAGGAATCCCAGGTTTCCCACTGGGTCTGCTGATTCTGTTGACAGTCAAAGAACCAGAGAGAAGGGAGACAGCCAAGGAGATTAAGGACAGCAAAAGTTACGACCCGTCCCCACTGAGAAGACTGATGACCATCCTGAGATCCATTCTAAACCCTTCACTGATGATGCTGATAATTGCTGGGTCAGTCAGGAATGCAG CTGGGTATATCTGGAGCAACAACACCCAGTTGTTCTTTGATCACTACTACAAGGACTCCCAGGTGGGGTTGTGGATGTCCTGGGTGCCGCTGTTTAGTGGTTGTTTCGGCGTGCTGTTCGGGGGGTTCATCTCGGACAGGGTGGTGAAACGTGTGGGCCCCCAGGGGAGGATCTGGGTGCTGGTCCTCAGTCAG TTATGTGCAGCCCCGTTTGCAACCATGGCCCTGTACCTGGAGCCTCCATACGCCTTCCTGGCTCTCATCCCCTCCTACATCATTGGTGAGATGTGGGTCGGTGTGACGCTGGCTGTCGTAGTAGAGCTCGTACCGTCCTACATCCGTACGTCTATCGTTGCCGTGTACCTGTTCATCAGTACCAACATCGGAGGAAACTCCCCACTACTCGTACCGCCGCTGAAGAGAGCAACAAGCTTGAGAACAGCTCTGACAATCTTATTCCCAGGGCTGTATGTGGCAG GTTCGTTGCTGTTCGTGTTGACCTTGCTGGTTCTGCGGAGGGACCTTAAGAAGGTCCAACAAGAGGAGGAGAAAATGCAGCTGTTGCTGAACGAGGGTGAAGGACCGGTACCAGAGCAGTCTGGGAAGTCTTACGGAGCACAGCGTTAG
- the LOC136442080 gene encoding protein spinster homolog 1-like isoform X2: MNLLQLFRSEGYPLYVLCVLLVTYLLDQLDRYILATTSAPMAQDIHFGEKGCLDNNAVIFLGNITCKGLVSEDRKYILVVCLMFWSGATILTGFAQEYWHVVLLRFALGMGEAGCIPFAASIIADYFSEETRGSAMGFFNWGIYVGYSLAYAIGNYVTKANINGQGWRWAYFISGIPGFPLGLLILLTVKEPERRETAKEIKDSKSYDPSPLRRLMTILRSILNPSLMMLIIAGSVRNAAGYIWSNNTQLFFDHYYKDSQVGLWMSWVPLFSGCFGVLFGGFISDRVVKRVGPQGRIWVLVLSQLCAAPFATMALYLEPPYAFLALIPSYIIGEMWVGVTLAVVVELVPSYIRTSIVAVYLFISTNIGGNSPLLVPPLKRATSLRTALTILFPGLYVAGSLLFVLTLLVLRRDLKKVQQEEEKMQLLLNEGEGPVPEQSGKSYGAQR, from the exons ATGAATCTGTTGCAGCTGTTCCGTTCAGAGGGCTACCCCCTGTACGTTCTGTGTGTTCTGCTGGTCACATATCTATTAGACCAGTTAGACCGTTACATCCTGGCCACCACCAGCGCACCCATGGCACAAGATATCCACTTCGGAGAGAAGGGATGTCTGGACAACAATGCTGTCATCTTTCTTGGGAACATCACATGCAAGGGATTGGTGTCTGAAGACAG GAAATACATTCTAGTGGTGTGTCTGATGTTCTGGAGTGGGGCGACCATACTTACAGGCTTTGCTCAAGAGTACTGGCATGTTGTGCTGTTGAGATTTGCTCTGGGGATGGG GGAGGCGGGCTGCATACCTTTCGCTGCCAGTATCATTGCAGACTACTTCTCTGAG GAAACGAGAGGCTCTGCTATGGGGTTTTTCAACTGGGGCATCTACGTAGGGTACAGCCTTGCCTATGCCATAGGGAACTACGTCACAAAGGCTAACATCAATGGACag GGCTGGAGATGGGCCTACTTTATCTCAGGAATCCCAGGTTTCCCACTGGGTCTGCTGATTCTGTTGACAGTCAAAGAACCAGAGAGAAGGGAGACAGCCAAGGAGATTAAGGACAGCAAAAGTTACGACCCGTCCCCACTGAGAAGACTGATGACCATCCTGAGATCCATTCTAAACCCTTCACTGATGATGCTGATAATTGCTGGGTCAGTCAGGAATGCAG CTGGGTATATCTGGAGCAACAACACCCAGTTGTTCTTTGATCACTACTACAAGGACTCCCAGGTGGGGTTGTGGATGTCCTGGGTGCCGCTGTTTAGTGGTTGTTTCGGCGTGCTGTTCGGGGGGTTCATCTCGGACAGGGTGGTGAAACGTGTGGGCCCCCAGGGGAGGATCTGGGTGCTGGTCCTCAGTCAG TTATGTGCAGCCCCGTTTGCAACCATGGCCCTGTACCTGGAGCCTCCATACGCCTTCCTGGCTCTCATCCCCTCCTACATCATTGGTGAGATGTGGGTCGGTGTGACGCTGGCTGTCGTAGTAGAGCTCGTACCGTCCTACATCCGTACGTCTATCGTTGCCGTGTACCTGTTCATCAGTACCAACATCGGAGGAAACTCCCCACTACTCGTACCGCCGCTGAAGAGAGCAACAAGCTTGAGAACAGCTCTGACAATCTTATTCCCAGGGCTGTATGTGGCAG GTTCGTTGCTGTTCGTGTTGACCTTGCTGGTTCTGCGGAGGGACCTTAAGAAGGTCCAACAAGAGGAGGAGAAAATGCAGCTGTTGCTGAACGAGGGTGAAGGACCGGTACCAGAGCAGTCTGGGAAGTCTTACGGAGCACAGCGTTAG